The Nerophis lumbriciformis linkage group LG09, RoL_Nlum_v2.1, whole genome shotgun sequence nucleotide sequence TTGGCTCTCATTGTAGTTGGGTGGGCAAATAGAAGAGTAGTGGAATCTCCGCTTTTCGCCTCTGTTATGCTTTTTGACCCCACTTCTCATAGAGTTGTTGGTCCAATAAATGTGAGTGTGATATTCCTTCTTTGTTGGAAGGAGATTTGTTTACCACAGTCGCGCCACAGCTAAcgttattatttttatcatttcatctttttttgttaaatgcgacaatgcacattaatgaataatatataacatgtactgtaaatgtgccAGGTTGTAGCAATAGgcaaatttccatctgcagtccccgaCTGGTTGATAGCATATACAAGCGATATGTTAGCAATTTAGAAAGACATAGAATTAGCCCTTCACCAAACTAAACTGGAGGAGAACATCCTGTGCCTGAGCACCCTATATAAGCATATGCAACCCAGAGCTTATGAAAAGTACCTGGCCAATTTACTTTGTGATGAACaataatacagtggaacctctactTACGAAACCCCATTTGCGAAATTTTCGGTTTACAAACTATTAGATTGAGCCAAGTATGCCTCTGTTtgtgaacgcttcattcattcattttgtgtcccgcTGGCAGGCATTTTATGCTTGCTTGTATTGAAGAGTTCGAGGAAAGTTTTTAAtttctggaaaaagatgccaaagcgGATTTGTATCACAGCGGAGGAAAAGGCCCTACCTCTTCCAAGAGCACACACTCATGGAATCCTCCCCCCGACCCCCACCCTTCTCCCCCTCGGTCTACTCTTTCCTCTAGTCAGCTACTCATTTGCCGATGActttgaaagtggattttactttttaaaatgtttattattgtagcaatatgtttttatagttaatgattttttattttattttgatcgtttgtgagggcacctaaGGGCCTTCTGTGTGCGGGTGTTGAAAGAAAAGCGCAGAGGAAAGCAGCTTGTTATTTTGGCTTGTTATTAATTGGAAAGTTATTCCATCACCCCCTtgatatgtttgtttgatatgaaGTACTGTATAGCTCTTCATATTGTGTTTTAAgtgtacaaaactgttgtatttattttttattatcagaaACAGACGAAAAGCAGTTCAACAAAAAGGTTCAATATTCAATACATGCATGCTTTTGTATAcctcaaagtgttaatactgatgTGTTAACTTCAGCTTTTTTTAATGAATCGgatgttttattttagtaaatGGCTAAGAATGCATCTATTTAATGTGTGTTAAAACAAATTACTTTATAAAGACACTATTTTTGTTCCAACCCTgggttaataataatgtaaagaaTATATGGACATTCCTCAAATTGAgggtttttcttatattttgttagtaaaatgaaaaaaagattatttacagttcataattaattaattgcttcttttttttaatcgcttCACAGCACAAattattttcactttggcccataCCAACAGATGTCGGCATTTCACCCCACTGCAGGACCACGTCCTTAATGATGCGCCCGTACGTGTTGACATAGACCCCCTCATCCTCGTAGCACAACAGCATCTCCATGCCATCTGAACTTGGCAGGAACACAATAGCGTGCGGTGTTATGTGGCTCTGGATCTGTTTGATAAAACAAAAAAGTATGTTCTTAACCGCATCAAAAAACCTTGCAAAAGAGATTTCATGTCAATGGGGCAAAacctggataaaaaaaaaaggatatatcAAAAAATTTAAACTGGAGATCAAAGTGGATTTAGGTCAGGGTTAAGACAGTTGCACAACTTACATGAACTGGGATGTAAATGTCATAGTTGTTCCCAGAGTCCACATCGATGGCGTGGAAGCCAGCACAAGAACCGTAGATGACCTTTAACCTCTGACCCTCCTCGACAGTCAGGTCGACAAGGACAGGCCTGTGTGGCAGGTCTGCAAAAGACTGGTTTACAATAAAAGAGGAGGTGCAAAGGTAAATAAAAGTGAGAAGACAATCATCTTGGACTATGGTTGCTTGGGCTACCTTGAAGGCCATGAATTTGTGATAAGGCTTGGGTGCCCAAGCATACACTTCCACTGCATTCTTCAAAGCAATCACCAGGAACTTTATCCTCTCGTATTTTACTAGACATAACAACCACAAGAACATGTGACTTAGGATACTCACATCAATAATTCACTGTGCCAAATGCATTTACGAGAATAACAAATCTGTCACTCACCGACTTTGTAGTGCACGCAGCCTTCCATCTCCCCCACTGTGGTCCAGCCTTGCTTCTTCTCTACTTCAGGGTCATTGTGGAGGATCTTGTTCCTCAGCCAGGCCAGGTAGTAGACACGGACCTTGTTTTTCTTGCCTTAATGAAAGGTACAGCAAGAGATGGCTTTCAGGGAGAGACTTAATGCTGTATTTCAATATTTGAATGTACAGTTGACCGTCAGAACTCAAACATAATTCAAGCCACAGACTGTTTGACCTTTCAATGATTTCCCCCATTAAAATCAAGGGAAATAGACGTAATTAGTTCCAAGGTTGAAACCTGCAACATTATAACATGTTTAAATACTGTTATTAGAGTACCACAAAAAGTAAAGATATGTTAGAACAAGGGCTATCAAAAATAACTAGCCATGTGATTAGTCACAAAACATTGCATTAAGCATGCATAtacggtagggctgggcgatatatcgagtttgtaaaatatatcgatatatttttaaacaagatatgaattgagaaaatatcgtaatatcgatataatttatttcatgttaaaatgaccaaacaccgcttaattgtgttccttgttctcccccgatTCCCACTCCCTCTCAACACTCATCGGCTATTAAATCCctgcccttcctccttccaaaacGTGCTTGCACTATAAGAACATTCTTGAGTTGGTTGTTTaccatgatgagtcacgattggttgagataaAGGCATAACTTTAGGGACAGGCCaaacagaggcaagatagggcgggtcatcgaaccaggaagggaaaccacaacagacacgcacatcccaaatgacgacgagtgAGTCgtagaagagggaatattcaagcgggcgatttatatatatataaaaaaactagtggaagatggcagagggattcttttCTTTAgacttttcttttagcgatgtagacgacgtccaggaaacccacaatgcgtctacttggccacatttggacaaatgtatgcgtctggataaaacattcatttgagttgtttaccacgtaagcccaaatcaaaattgTTCTTGAGTTGCGAAGCTgggcatatttcgcacgagaaatgctgccaaaaatgtatgccaaagtgaggaagatcatagctgcacaattaagtaaagtcacttacttggcgatgaccagaaccgtacgtgtgtgacagtctattacatcgtcgactgggaattaaaaagtgcctgcctgcaaatgtatttttttaaatctgagtttgatacattttgtattatttgcacagctatgttatttattttacgtagaaagaatatttttctattttatttatgttatgtaattctatgctacttaaacagtttattttctgtgctggtaatacccatcttgactaactgggttaataaaagtgccactgactgtttacagtacatttGTCATTCAGTTTAATTTTGGTggatctcgctcaaaaatgaatatctttatatgtatactttcaccggaaaatatatcgagatatatatcgaatatcaagtttaagtaaaaatatatcgagatgtactttttcgtccatatcgcccagccctaatatacggTACGcagattattttatatattttcacTACATTTGGTTACCTGATAGGCGGACGGGTTGTTATATTGTTCAGTGATCAggacaatgcatacgtcagtacaaAAATAATAAGTAGATGACGACCCCTGTGTTCGCTGGCACAATTCACTTGATAATAAACCCTGACTGAACTTTTGATAAaaggttaccaagttttgagcaaataaattatgTGCTGTCAAGTCAAGCattactttaaataaaataaaattgtatttgtgtcaaaatattgtgcTCTTTTTTATGTTAATTAAAAGTATGCAAACGAGCAATAACCTGTAActaatcaaaatgaatttaaattcaaaagtgtgattaatctgattaaaaataattattaattaactGCACTGGTTAGAACCTATGCCAAAATAAACTGTGGAAGCTAAAATTTAAATGCCTTTGTGATTAATTGGAAGTGTTTACTGGCAAAAAAACGATTTAATTTGTTGCTTTGTTGAATATGCTTTATTTTACTTATTCATTATGTTGCATTCTAGATTTTTGCATGACGTGTTGACCATATACATTGAAATTTTAGGTTTATTCCCAGATGTTCCACTCTAGTCCAAACATGATTTAaatgtaatgataataataataataatatctatgAAGCAGTTTTAAAAGACactttaaaccaaaaacaaattaataaaaatacacaaaGGAAAAGAGATTGCAGGATTAGGAAATTGATTAGTCCAGTACTAAAAGCAGTTTTGAAGAGGTAGATTTTTCGCAGTCTTTTGAAGGTTGTAAGACATTTCTGACACGTGAGGATTAAAAAGAAAAGCAAGCCCCAGAAGGAGAGAGCAGCAATAATTTAAAGGAGACATAGAACGGTTTTGAGGAGCTTGTGACACGCTTTAGTCAAAATACCCCAAGGTAATCAAGAATTAGAGCACACCTAAAATGCTCACAAACAGCCCTGTTCAGAGCAGTCGGTTTAGAATGTCATGTCTTGTGCTAAATAATAATGAGCCTTGCACATCCAGTCCTTCCTTGCACAAGCACTCAAGACTACCAGTGCAAAAAGTGAGGGGTTGATGGAGTAATAGTGCGTTCCCTAAGTAACACTGAAAACATTTGCGATATCGACAGTAGCAGACATGATAACACGTAGCAGTATTGACCTGAAATGGTGATAAGCAGGTTAAGGCCCTCCAGAACGTCCATCTGTTGGAACCTGCGAGAGTTGATGAGTGGATAGACTTTGCCCTGTCCACTGCGGTCAAGCAACTTCAGACCATTCTCTGTGCCCACCAACAGGTTAACACCTGGGGAAAAATATAATTAATGTTAGCACTTGTCCTGTTGATGGGGTAGAAAGAGCATGAGGATACAGCCATCTCTCAGGCATGAAGGGTAACTGATTGTTTTGATGGGAATTTTATACAATAGCCTTTAGAGTTTCTAGACGCCAACAAAGAATATCAACGCTACCATGATGACAGCATTTTTAAAGCAACAATTAGTTCAGTTCCAACCCAATTTCATCCATAGATGACTATATAAACATGACACATCATTATCAGTCGTCACCAGGAGACATGCTGCTTATGCTAAATAGCTTTTGAAAAAGGTCAGAAGAGCTAGAATTGATTTGAATAAAACCACTTTGATAATACACGCAGATGCTCTTTGTTCTTTCATGAAGAATTCTCTATGTCCGAGGAACACCAGCGACTACAGACCTACATATCCCGTCACATGTTGTAGTTTTTGTCATAGATTTATGTATATATCATTTTCActagactggagaaactgatcaggagGGCCggctctacgatcggaataaaactggactcactagtgagcatcatggatgatgccagtcaccctctgcataccgttatcagtagccagaggagcctgttcagtgctagactgcttcatcccaagtgcaggactaatagactcaaaaacaattttgtcccacacgccatcagactgtacaactcctctctggggggaattgggggtgggggggtactaggatcacaggtgatgcaaaacaataacatatacccccattatttattatttactttttaaattatttctcaattctgtacactgctgctggaatttttattttcctgagggaactctcctgaaggaatcaataaagatcTATCTAAAAGTAAAATTATTTCTCTGCACGTCCGAATAACTGTATTGATGCagcaacaattttttttgcattaatGCAATTCTTGGCATATGTTGTATTGTAGTACTCGTACCCCAAAGCGCAGCACACAGGATCTCAGAGTTGAACCTCTTCTTGTACTTGCGTATCTCAGGTGTGTCATTGGGAGGGCGTGTGTTGGTGGGATTTACATTCACCATGGAACCTTTCCTCACCTCCATCTTTAGCTGCTCAAATCGTGAGCCTAAAACATGAAAGGACCCATGGTATTCTTTAAAATGAAAGTGTTGAGACAAACTTAGATAAGCCTTCTGACTCACTGCTAACAGAGATGTTATCCACGGTACCTCCCGGTGTCTGGTACATTCCAAGATCCACAAATGTAGTGAAGGAGGACTTGCCAGGTGCCTTGACCAAGCATCTGGACTGATACTGGTGGGTGACACAACATGGATGAGTGCTACAAGGCTGTTTAATTTATTACATTGTCTGTAAGGATTATAGCTTTTAATCATGATATATGTTTTAGTTTTTACATTTCCAACATGCTCAGATATTTATCTACATAGATGTGAATGCAAATAGAGTTGAGATGGGGTTAAAACCATTGtgcaaaataatattaaaaatacagAATGTGAAACAAAAAAGGCAGTACATTGAGCTTCAAGGTGCAAGAGTGCATGTACATTGACAAATCCTGAATCCTGAAATTCCACTGCTTATGTGATGGCGGGATGCCATGCAGTATATGGAGCTCAAAACCCCCCACCAAGTATTTAGGGCTGATATATTTGGCATCACTCTTACATCATACACAGAGTCCTTCCCAGGGGAAGAGTGTGTGGTGGAATCAGTGGGGGAGTGAGAGGGCTGCACCACATCTGGCAAGTTAGTGTATCCATTGTGGCTCCGCTTCTCTGGGGTCTATCATGTACAAGAAAAGAACACAGATTCCAGcattttaagtacataacttaaAGGCTAAATGGTTTTCATTACTAAATGGAGACATATttaccccttacaaaaaaataccagATGTAGGAAATGTGTATTTAACATGATTACCTGTAAATTGCagaaacttattttattgtgttggGGACTGCCGGCTTTTTCTACACGAGGGCTGTCAAACGGCTAAAAAATGTAATTGCgataatcgcattttgttcatagttaactcaaaatttattgtgattaatcacatctagatagaatttttcatcattaataagtgtaccctagacagatcattttcaagttttaacaccatgaacggacaattaatttgcttgaATGAAATGTttataaacattatgctttttttaaacagttcaTCACAAAAAGTATAAACACCATTTAGtgacaataaatacaataaaatacacaatttaataacagtaaaaaatgctgctgtattgacatgaGCTAGTGAGCTGCTTTCTTGCCTTGGAGTTCGTGAAAGTTAATTATAGATTTTAAATCATGCcctttcacctggatagtaaaatgatgaggacataaactgagaagttattatgaagttattatgaatgtgcctgttactacattacatacatactatactgtctttacagcgtgtatataaaacattgatggaagtgtttggacgtttttaagcgctttataggcagaatagatcgACTCTGTTAGgcgccattgtaagcggacttttgctcGCACTTATTTACTaatcagtgaataaaaaaagaaaaacttatgtgtgcttgtcttacataaggactgtgaatgataggcaaaattccaaaaatggcagttcccctttaactggcttatcaatttttttttttagtatttattgaGGTTGAAAAGATGAGGGTTATAGAAAAATGTGAAAGTGTATTTAAATTGACCAGCATTGTCTgtctttgttggccctgcgataaggtgtaCTTCGTCTTCCgctcaaatgcagctgggataggctactaATCGAGCCACATTGCACTAAGACAACACAAGGTGGATTTAcatttagtgtgtgaatgtgagtgtaaatgttgtctgtctatctgtgttggccctgcgatgaggtggcgacttgtccagggtgtacccgcctacagcccgaatgcagctgagataggctccagcaccccccgcgacctcgtaagggacaagcggtaagaaaatggatggatggatggataggcacATGTGATTGTGATCATTTGATGTAAATCAGTGGCTTTCTTAGCTTGAATGATCAACGGGTATAAGTAAGAGTTACCTAAATGTAACATGGCCCATTTGGTTTACATGCAACAAGTAGACCAGGTGAACTTGCCTGTCTAGTTTGTAATAGTGTTTGATTTGAATTCCAATGACTTTTTTCATTTAGGTCACAGTGCATTTGCGCTTCATTACACATACACATGACTCACCCTCTGCACCAACATTGTATGATCTCCATAACCCCCAGCCTGCTCTACTTCTCCCTCCTCGGCCTCGTCTTCATGAACCACCATGGTGTTGACAGAATCAGTGTCCGCGTCCCTGTGACTAAAACAAAAAGGAGGCCATGATCAAGTAGCAGTTTTATTTTCaagaatgacaataatattaccgATCAGTTGGGCTCTCCTCCTCTTCGACTCCCTCCCCGCTTTCGCTCTCCTCACTGCTCTCACTGCTTTCCGAGGAGGAGGAGTAGTCATTAGCCTTGACTGGGGGCCTCGGCTGCTCCTCAGCACGCTCTTTGGCAAAGAGGCCATGGTCCTGCATTTATACACCATCATTCATTTATTGAAGTGTGCTAATGATTCAAACAAAACgtctttaaaacaaaataaaggaCAACTTATAATAAACAGATGCAAAGGTGTAGAAATAGTAAAAGAAAATGGTGTATAAAAAgtaacagaaaaaaaaacttgaCGACCACGTTTTACATGACCACACAGTAACAAACTACCTTTATGCAAGACATAACTGCATGCAACGCCATCTCTGTTTCCTACAAGTGAATGCAGATGCAAAGTCAAGCATAAACACTGAACATCCATACACTGCAGTACTGACCTCTCCTATTGCTCTCTTGTAACTCTACAATTGAGGAAATGTCAATACGTATTTAGGAAGAGTAGAAGCATGAGGGGAGACAACAGTGTCAACGTTAGAATAAAATATCTAGTTAGCAAATTTAGGGATCCAACGATTAACCAGTTTTACGATTAACTGtgattaaaaacatcactgttatTTCATCGCAAAGGGTCCACTATACCGTGTGTTTCAGTTTTGCTGGTATGTTATTTTTTGGCACAACCTGCACGgcacaaaaacaaggaaacaccAGGTGCTTACACGCACCTATCGAGAGCAACGCTAGTATGCTGCATTAGCTTAAAGATGGCAGTAGGACAAAGCAGCAAACTTTTCCCAACCCCCAAAAAAGCTAAAGTCGGCAGTATGGGAACATTTTGGGTACCTAAAAATTACCAAGGCGTCATTGAAGACGATGGTTCACCCATTTGCAAAACACGACAAAAGAAAGTTGTGGCTAAAGGCTCTAACACGTTCAATAGAGATTGTTTCGCCTTGTACGTGTTGAATAAACTAtaggtcaggggtccccaaactacggcccgcgggaagtcacaatacaaaaattaaataaaataaaaaacaatttttaattttgtctcctagccgctcaggcaaattatattgtctaaaaatgcatacatttttttaacccaatgcggccccagagtcaaaaagtttggggacccttgctaTAGGTATTATAAGTTAATATAGAATAAAACACTAACAAAACATCAGGAGTTTGTAGAATAACAGCACTTTACCAAGGGATCTAACTTTGTTCATTCCAGTTATTAATACAGCATAAAATAGATTCTTACAAATTATTGCCCCAATGAGTAACATTGGGAAATCAGTAAAATAAatcttaattttattttaataataaaattattaatttaaatttgtactgtcatatttaatTACTGTTATTTACACAAGTAATAAATAACATCAAAATCTTTAAGGAATgtgattttaaatgttttgttgtgAAATTAATCAATGCATAATAATCGTGATATCGTGAAACTGTGATTATTACTCAGACTACAAATGTACAGTCAAAATCTATAATCGTTGCATCCCTAAGCAAACTGTATGTTACTATTCTTGATGTGTTAAAACTGACTACATGCATGCTAGTTTATCTAATTGACAAATCAACAAAGCAGAGCCATTGAATGATGTAAGAACTTGTTTTATAAGTAGTAAATGGGGTCAGTCACTTACAGCTGGACGCCCTGGCCGGGAAGAAGTCCGAGACTCCCCTGGCTTATGACGACTATCACGAGACAGAATAGGAGAATCCATTTTGGAGGAGCCTGAAAATAATAATGGTGTTCATGTAGTAGTTTTGAGAAGGAATTGTTGTTGGAGAAGAAGCAATCGTTTACAACAGGAACTCACTGAGGATGCGATGTCTTTCTAACGAGCCTGTCTGTGGCAGATTAGATATGATGGCCATACTGTCTCCTCTCTCCCAGCGATCGTTTCGGCTGAGATCTGGATTACTGCCACAAATAGTCTCACATCAGTATAAAGCTAAAATTTTAACTAGGAAACTCCCATTAAACTCCCAGGTTTTCTTGCTGAATAACACTTGTGTGAATGGTTGCATCAGTATTTACGAAACGAGAACAAAGTATCATTTGAATACCTAGCTCTAACTGGATGCCTAATTCCAGAGGTCAGGTTGGTGTTGAGAGCTGTGGCAATTGATGCTGTTCTCTGGGGAATCTGTTGATTAAAGAGCTACATACAGTAATATATTCTGCATCGTATAACACTTACTAGATATCCCTTGCAAAAGGGCTTAATTAGGTGCATCTTTTCTTCTTTTGTATTTGTTATTTTGCTAAATGAATCATTCTAGCTCACCTTGGGTGGAAGTTCCGCATCTGGCAACCGAATCCAGGGCCCACGCTCTTCTCTGATTTGGTGTATTTGTGGTGCAGGGGTCTCAGATGTGGGGTCTGAGTTCTGACGCACTAGCTCTCGGGAGTGGATGGGTCGTGGTGTAGGGGCGAGGGAGGGATCCTGGGTGGGGAATGCGGACATGGTCTTAGTGGGCTGGTCACAGAGAGACTGGGAGCGTGGGACAGGGGCAGCATAAGGTTTTAGTGGAACCAAATGAGCCATCTGGAACTGGAGGAGGTCAGCAGGTAAGTAGAGCAGGCCCAGAAAGAAGACCAATCCAAGATAGAAGCCGGCGTAGGAAAGGAGGTTGAAtgcaaagtatttaaaaaaagaaagagggAAACATTTTTATAAAGGCAAACGTAAGAATTTCAGCGTCAAGTAGATTTAAAAGAAAGCTTTAAATTGCCATTACCCACCTTGCCCTGCCCCCCTTGTGGTTCAACAGGTCTCTGCATTGGGGGCGTCTGAGCAGACTGGGCAACTCCAGACTGGCTGATTGAATCTGAGCGTGACTGGATGGCAGTGTCAGAGACAGTGGTACAGATTTTGGGAGAGCCTTGTCGGTTGAGCTTACTTCGCTCTTCCACCTGGATTTTGAAAAACAGTGGAAGGATTTAAAAAAGGGTAAGCGACATATAGCAGGTTGAGTTGTGTGTGTTAATAGTGTTTGACACAGCTCTACCTCTCGGGCCCATGTGGGTTTGTTGTTGGCCTCCAAGTTTTTGTTATAGTGGTAGAGCTGGGGCTTCTTTTCCTGCTGCTGTTGCTGCAGTGACACTAGGTAAGCATGTTCCTGTTGCAACTGTCTCTGCAGCCGCTCTGACTGACGCTGCTCCTCCAGCTGCTTGCGCTTATACTCCTGAGCAAAGAAAAACACTGTAGTCAGGAAGGTGCTCAACACAGAGAACATCACTCCATCAAAGAAGCATATACAAGTTTTAGCTCAACAACTCAGACCACATTCATTTTATTGTCTCAAATGTATGTGACTATCAAAAATATGGGAGTCAATTACCAGCCcacaatgaaaaaaatattgatttgttTCTGCGGCTTCACATTTCATGTAGTGTAATAAACAAAGTGTAACTGTAAGTCAGTCAACCTATTGGTTTTTAATTCAGAGTTATGAACTACATGCGTCACTGTGGCGCTTAATGCTTTCTTCTTTCTACAAGACACAGGAAAGGAGATAGGATAAAAATAAATTCAAC carries:
- the mink1 gene encoding misshapen-like kinase 1 isoform X3; protein product: MSENAPTRSLDDIDLAALRDPAGIFELVEVVGNGTYGQVYKGRHVKTGQLAAIKVMDVTEEEEEEIKAEINMLKKYSHHRNIATYYGAFVKKSPPGHDDQLWLVMEFCGAGSVTDLVKNTKGSSLKEDWIAYICREILRGLSHLHAHKVIHRDIKGQNVLLTENAEVKLVDFGVSAQLDRTVGRRNTFIGTPYWMAPEVIACDENPDSTYDYRSDIWSLGITAIEMAEGAPPLCDMHPMRALFLIPRNPPPKLKSKKWSKKFIDFIEACLVKTYTSRPSTEQLLKHSFIRDQPTERQVRIQLKDHIDRTRKKRGEKEETEYEYSGSDEEDENRSDDRESSSILNVPGESTLRRDFQRLQQENKERSEAHKRQQAQLAAQRRDPEEHKRQLLHDRQKRIEEQKEQRRRLEEQQRKEREMVRQQQEKGPHRRLDDMRREEDRRLAEREQEFIRHKLEEEQRQLEILQQQLLQEQALLMEYKRKQLEEQRQSERLQRQLQQEHAYLVSLQQQQQEKKPQLYHYNKNLEANNKPTWAREVEERSKLNRQGSPKICTTVSDTAIQSRSDSISQSGVAQSAQTPPMQRPVEPQGGQGKFQMAHLVPLKPYAAPVPRSQSLCDQPTKTMSAFPTQDPSLAPTPRPIHSRELVRQNSDPTSETPAPQIHQIREERGPWIRLPDAELPPKIPQRTASIATALNTNLTSGIRHPVRASNPDLSRNDRWERGDSMAIISNLPQTGSLERHRILSSSKMDSPILSRDSRHKPGESRTSSRPGRPADHGLFAKERAEEQPRPPVKANDYSSSSESSESSEESESGEGVEEEESPTDRHRDADTDSVNTMVVHEDEAEEGEVEQAGGYGDHTMLVQRTPEKRSHNGYTNLPDVVQPSHSPTDSTTHSSPGKDSVYDYQSRCLVKAPGKSSFTTFVDLGMYQTPGGTVDNISVSSSRFEQLKMEVRKGSMVNVNPTNTRPPNDTPEIRKYKKRFNSEILCAALWGVNLLVGTENGLKLLDRSGQGKVYPLINSRRFQQMDVLEGLNLLITISGKKNKVRVYYLAWLRNKILHNDPEVEKKQGWTTVGEMEGCVHYKVVKYERIKFLVIALKNAVEVYAWAPKPYHKFMAFKSFADLPHRPVLVDLTVEEGQRLKVIYGSCAGFHAIDVDSGNNYDIYIPVHIQSHITPHAIVFLPSSDGMEMLLCYEDEGVYVNTYGRIIKDVVLQWGEMPTSVAHICSNQIMGWGEKAIEIRSVETGHLDGVFMHKRAQRLKFLCERNDKVFFASVRSGGSSQVYFMTLNRNCIMNW
- the mink1 gene encoding misshapen-like kinase 1 isoform X2, whose translation is MSENAPTRSLDDIDLAALRDPAGIFELVEVVGNGTYGQVYKGRHVKTGQLAAIKVMDVTEEEEEEIKAEINMLKKYSHHRNIATYYGAFVKKSPPGHDDQLWLVMEFCGAGSVTDLVKNTKGSSLKEDWIAYICREILRGLSHLHAHKVIHRDIKGQNVLLTENAEVKLVDFGVSAQLDRTVGRRNTFIGTPYWMAPEVIACDENPDSTYDYRSDIWSLGITAIEMAEGAPPLCDMHPMRALFLIPRNPPPKLKSKKWSKKFIDFIEACLVKTYTSRPSTEQLLKHSFIRDQPTERQVRIQLKDHIDRTRKKRGEKEETEYEYSGSDEEDENRSDDRESSSILNVPGESTLRRDFQRLQQENKERSEAHKRQQAQLAAQRRDPEEHKRQLLHDRQKRIEEQKEQRRRLEEQQRKEREMVRQQQEKGPHRRLDDMRREEDRRLAEREQEFIRHKLEEEQRQLEILQQQLLQEQALLMEYKRKQLEEQRQSERLQRQLQQEHAYLVSLQQQQQEKKPQLYHYNKNLEANNKPTWAREVEERSKLNRQGSPKICTTVSDTAIQSRSDSISQSGVAQSAQTPPMQRPVEPQGGQGKFQMAHLVPLKPYAAPVPRSQSLCDQPTKTMSAFPTQDPSLAPTPRPIHSRELVRQNSDPTSETPAPQIHQIREERGPWIRLPDAELPPKIPQRTASIATALNTNLTSGIRHPVRASNPDLSRNDRWERGDSMAIISNLPQTGSLERHRILSSSKMDSPILSRDSRHKPGESRTSSRPGRPASYKRAIGEDHGLFAKERAEEQPRPPVKANDYSSSSESSESSEESESGEGVEEEESPTDRHRDADTDSVNTMVVHEDEAEEGEVEQAGGYGDHTMLVQRTPEKRSHNGYTNLPDVVQPSHSPTDSTTHSSPGKDSVYDYQSRCLVKAPGKSSFTTFVDLGMYQTPGGTVDNISVSSSRFEQLKMEVRKGSMVNVNPTNTRPPNDTPEIRKYKKRFNSEILCAALWGVNLLVGTENGLKLLDRSGQGKVYPLINSRRFQQMDVLEGLNLLITISGKKNKVRVYYLAWLRNKILHNDPEVEKKQGWTTVGEMEGCVHYKVVKYERIKFLVIALKNAVEVYAWAPKPYHKFMAFKSFADLPHRPVLVDLTVEEGQRLKVIYGSCAGFHAIDVDSGNNYDIYIPVHIQSHITPHAIVFLPSSDGMEMLLCYEDEGVYVNTYGRIIKDVVLQWGEMPTSVAHICSNQIMGWGEKAIEIRSVETGHLDGVFMHKRAQRLKFLCERNDKVFFASVRSGGSSQVYFMTLNRNCIMNW